The genomic DNA tacaggggactctgggtaccggctagcgccatggatcatgactcctgtgcctggtcacccaaatcgcctcacggcagaggggcgctataatgaggcacacgcatcaatgcgaaatgccgttgagcggtacataggagtcgtcaagagccgcttccgatgcctgcagatgtatcgggtgctccactactcgcctcagaaagcagccactattgttgcagcttgtgcagcgctgcataacctctgccttgcagcaggcgtgcctctgccagacgacccagatgatgacggtgcacatgacgacagcgcacagcggccagcccaggcacaagtgccgcttcaagtacaggtgccaccgcaggcgcaccctgtacagccttctcgagctttgtttcaatgaggccgtgcggtgcgcgaatccatagttggtgtgtttcggctgcccagaaatttgcgcattgcctacctgcaaagtgtgcgccggcgcattcgctggcaaatgaggcggagacatgtgctggtggaacatgttttatttttcttttcatgaagtaaataggccgtgcacttcaacataacacattgcgtgtgctcacatgtggctaatcgtagtatgctgcatactgcggtagtgaaaagcacatgatttgtct from Dermacentor albipictus isolate Rhodes 1998 colony chromosome 7, USDA_Dalb.pri_finalv2, whole genome shotgun sequence includes the following:
- the LOC135897093 gene encoding putative nuclease HARBI1; its protein translation is MVVCDAKLNILEIDPRFPGSCHDSFVWRHSTFRRRLTRGLLLHGEVLLGDSGYRLAPWIMTPVPGHPNRLTAEGRYNEAHASMRNAVERYIGVVKSRFRCLQMYRVLHYSPQKAATIVAACAALHNLCLAAGVPLPDDPDDDGAHDDSAQRPAQAQVPLQVQVPPQAHPVQPSRALFQ